The genomic window CATGCCACTTAGTAAATAATTTGAAGCCCTCAAACGAAGAGCCGTTGCCTTGAGGTTCGGGTTACTGGAAACCGCTTCGTTAACCAACACACGTAAGCGCTTGTCGTCGAACAGATCGAGCAAACCCGAAGTTACCGGCAACCTTTCTATCGGGAAATCAGTTTTCCATGCGGCAGGAAGATCTTCAGGAAGTTTTGTTTCAGGAAATTTCCGTATGCCTGAGCAGGCAGTGATGAAAATTAAACTGGCCGCAAGCAATACTGTGACAGGCTTTTTCATCGCCCAAGTTTTCTTATGTCATCACAAAACGCATCGTGCTCTTTCCCGGTGCTTTTCATCATTCATCGATAGATGTTTTCACTGTTTGAACCACAGTATTGAACAGTTCTTTGGTAAGCAGATTCCCCTGCTTGAAATGGCCGGTCAGATTTGGTGCAACGGAATCAATCAAAAGCCTGTACTCGCCAAACGTATCAACCAGCCCTATGAGCACAATTACCGCATAAAGCACCTTTGGATCATCAGGCGGTTTACCAGCAATTTTTCCAATGATCTCTGCCATGAAACTCACTTGAGGCTTGAAATACTTTTCAACAACCTCCCCGAAAACGCTGCTCGGCTCCCAACATTCACGAACGATGATATCATTTTCCCAATTTTTTACCGGCCTCTGATCATGCCATTTCAACGACTCGTTGATAATGGTATACAGCGCCTCGTATGGTTCGAGTTGCAACAGCTCTTCGCGGTTTTTTGGGGAAAAAGAAGCCTTGGTACATGCCGTCAAAAGAGCTTCCCGGTAAAGGGCCTCCTTTGACCTGAAATGGTAGTTCAGCGCACTGAGATGCGTCTCTGCATTCTGAACTATATCTCTTACGGTCACGCCGTTGAAACCTTTCTCGGCAAACAGTCGGCCTGCCGCATCAACGAGCCTTTCCCTTGTTTTTTCCGAACTTTTTGTCGATCCCATATTTCAATTTTCGACTGGTTTGAACAAATCTTGTTGTGCAAAAAACCTTGCAAAACTTTTTTCCTCACAAAAATCTATCATCCTGAATTTTCAACTGTAAATTCACAATGTATAACGCCCTGTGCGGTTCGAGCTGCAACAAGGCCTCCCGGTCTTTTTGAGAAAAAGAAGCTTTCTCGCATGCCCTCAAAAGCGCCTCCCTGTAGAGAGCATCCTTTGACCTGAAATAATAGTTCAGCACGCTGAGATGTGTATCGGCTTCTTCAAGAACATCTCTCACCGTCACTCCGTAATACCCTCTTTCGGCAAACAGCCGAAGAGCCGCCTCGACGAGTTCCTCCCTTGCCTTTTCCGAGCTCCTTGACATAGCTAAAATTTTCCTTTGAGCTCTATATACAAAAACGAACAAACGTTTCAAACACTTGTTCGAAAAAAAATATACAAAGTGACATTTTTCCCCGAAAAACAGAGAAAAGATGATTAATCGTGCCAAAAAAAAGCCGCTTGTGCAGAAGCACAGCGGCATTGGTCTATCTCAAGAAATATCCTGTTTTCAGTAGCGAGGCCTTGCCGGTCTTTCTTCGCGAGGTCTTGCCTGATTGACCCTTATAGGACGACCATTTAATTCAGCATCATTCAAAGCATCGATAGCAGCATTAGCCTCTTCATCGTTAGGCATTTCAACGAATCCGAAACCCTTGGAACGGCCAGTGAATTTATCGGTGATGATGTTCGAGCTGGAGACTTCTCCGAATTCGCCAAATGCATCACGCAATTGATCTTCTGTTACACCGTACTCCAGGTTGCCAATATAAATGTTCATGTTCTTACCTCATGGTAATTTGTGCTTTGATCAAAAGAGAAACGCCATCAAATAATCAAAAGCACAAATCACCTGAAAGCGTTCAGCCAACCATTGACTAACGCAATAATATAATTTTTTGCAGAAATGAATTCAAAAAGAAAAAAAGGGAACGTTGCTTTTTCATTATCGCTAAGAAGTCATGAAACAGAGGGTTACGCATATAGTATCTTCAAAAGGTATGTACACTTTTTTCAAGATTTGCCAGGTGAAGAAGATGTTCCTGAAGATAGTATTTCCAATTACAACATGCACGGTTTTCCTCCTCGTACCTGCTGCGAATGTTCAGTTCCGGACACCCTCCCATACAGATCGGTAGCATAGTACAGGAAGCACATTGTGATTCCTCGTCGAAAGGCAGAAAATCATGCCACTTGTTTATTCGGGCATTGAGGTGAAGCCCCTTGCGATCAATGTGTCCTACAGAATGCTCATGGCGGCCGAGATCGAGCCAGCATTTGTACAACTCGCCTGACGGTCCGATAACGTAAGAGTCGGGGCCGACAGCGGTACACACACTTTCTTTCAATACAGGATATTCCTCCACAACTTGAAAACCGCCGTTGTTTATCCCCTTTTTTATAAGCTCGAGCTGAAGCTTGTAAAAAGATACATTGCTGAGACAGTCTCCGCTCTGGCATGAAGACGTGTAGGAGCGGACAGGAGAAAGGTAAAATGCAACCCGTCCATTGTCATCGAGAATCCTTTCTTCAAGCAGGATTTGTTTCAATTGCATTACTGAAGATGCATTTGCTTCATTGACGTTCATGCGTATGCTGAAACGAAGCAAATCACGGCTATTTTTGATATTCTGCAGAATACGGTCAAAGGTTTCCTGCCCGTTTTTCAGCATTCGGGTTTGATCGTGAAGTTCTCCGGGACCATCAAGGGTAATCTGGGCCAACGAAACGTTACATGCAGCAAGGCGTTCGGCAGTTTCCCGATCCAGCAGATAACCATTGGTTATAATGTTCGCCGAATATGGAATATCGCTGTTTCTGCAGGCCGTTATGATCTTGCCTGAAAGAAATTCGAGCGCGCTGAAACTTTCCCCCAACAACGGTTCTCCCCCGTACCAGGTAACATGCATGCTCCTGTACCTGCCTGAAGCAAGAGTTCTATCAATATATGCAGCTACATCATGCTGAACCCGGTTGGGCATTATCGAATAATCCGTATACTCGTAACAGTAAGGGCACGCAAAATTGCAATCAACCGTAGGAGCTATTGTCAACCCGAGATGGTTGCGTGCGTTTTTACGCTGCTCGAACCGGTTTGTTACAACCGTGCTTTCGGCAGATGGATCCGGCACGAAAAAACCTTTCTGACGCATTTCAAAGGCAACAGCCCTTGTCTGATCGCTGAAATTCGACGTATCAGTCTCCGCATGAAGCGATTCAACCAGTTCAAGAGCATCGTTATAGAGTGATGCACGAAGACGCCCGAAACAAAGAGAATGCGTATTGAAAAGCAAGACGTCATCCCCGTCAGGCACAATCACGTTATACCGGGATGGATACAGCATACCTCAGCAAAGCCCCGTACAGGCCGGAGCTTTCGGTGGACAAAAACCCGTTTGATCACAGTCCTTTGCCTGTAAGACAAGCCGTCCGAGATTAAAAGGAATGCCCGAAGCTGCAATCATAAAACGCCCTTTACCGGCATCGAGCAGAGAACACAAAGGTCCGCGGTAGAGCATGTCAGAACGATCGAGCATACAGCCGCTGTTGCGAACAGGATCAAAAACCAGACACGGTAAATTCACCAGACCCGGTTCCGGTTCTTGTTCGTCTGTCGCCAGATCATAACAATTGACATCACTGAACCCAGCCGCCGCAACCAGAACATTTTTATTGTTCTGCTCGCAAAGTTTGTTTGGCGCCTTACAGTCACAGCCGGTGTTTCCGGCAACGCAATCACAACTCAGCGTTCCCCCGGAACACGAAGAAAGAGTGGCACCATGGCAACAGTCATCGTTGGATGTAGCGCCGGAAAATGTTGCTGACGGAACCTTTATCCAGGACAGGACCGGCTCGAAAATACATGCCCTCGAGTTGGTGAAACAATGTTTTTGCTTTACCTCGGAAAAACAGCAGGCCAGCTTGTTTCTATAGGTTGCTGATGGAAACAGTGGATCGTTTTTTTCCAACCATCCGACGAGCCAGTCGAGAGACTTCATTCTCTCGACATGAAACGAAGTTATTCGTCCAGTCATCGACGCCAGAGCAGTACGCTCTTTTCTGCCGGCCCCAAACCTGGCCATATTGACGATTTCAGCCGGTTCCTGATAGGCCCTCAAAAACTCTACTGCAGAAAGAACAGCACCATGCAACCCGGTCGAGTTTTTTTTCCCAGCCTCTTTCACCGTCTTTTCATATTGCCCGGCAGCCTGCTTGAGCTCAGCATCAGCAATGTCGGTAAATGCTCTGTACCATTCGACCAAATCATGAAAAACCTGTTGTAACGCTTTGGGGCCGAGAGGCTGATCTTTTTTCGGCAATGCAGAAATTGCACTCGACAAATTCACCCAATTGAGCAGGATAGCGTTAGACATGGATACCTCCGTTCAAATTGATTATGCAAAAGAGACCACACTACCTCTCCCCTCTTGGAAATCAAGTCAAAACTGTAATACTTGCCTGAGGGTTATGGCCAAGCTTTACATTCAATGTAAGAACAACAGCATAAATAACGTAAAAAACCTTTTTTGCTATAGACCTCGCTCTGATGAACGGCTCAATTCGAACGTTTCACATACTGCCCGGGAGCAACAACTCCTTGAATGACAGAACCATATTGTTCAATTGCTGAAAGAAAACATGCAGTGCAAAATCGCCGGGAGTTCTCAGGATACCTCTCGACAATGCTCCTCGACGAGCTCACGTCGCAATACCTTGCCAACCAGAGATTTTGGCAGACTACGTGTGAAAGAGAAAAATTTCGGGATCTTGTAAGCAGCCAGCTCCTTTCTGCAAAACTCACGCAAGTCTTCGGCATCGAGCCGAGCCCCCTCACGCAGCACGACCCACGCTTTAACAGCTTCCCCCTGATAGCTGTCAGGTACGCCGGCAACCCCTACTTCACGCACATCCGGGTGTGCTGCGATGACCTCCTCGACATCCCTTGGCCAAACCTGAAACCCGCCCGGCTTGATGAGATCTTTCTTTCGGTCAATAATGAAAAGATAGCCGTCATTATCGAGGTAACCGAGGTCACCGGTATAAAGCCAGCCATCCCGGACGGTTTCCATGGTCTCGCCAGGGCGCTGCCAGTACTCTTTCATAAGCTGTGGAGCACGCATGATCACTTCCCCGACCTCTTTTGGAGGTAACTCACACTTCCCGTCGTCTTGATCGACGATTTTAATTTTCACATCCGGAGCCGGTATGCCGACCGAACCTTCTTTATAGGTACCCAGAACAGGGGTCAGAACAGCTCCTATCATTGATTCGGTCAGAGCGTAGGCATCTATGATTCTCCCCCCTGTCAACTCCTCGAAACGTTTCTTCGTTTCGAGCAACAGTGGAGCCGCACCGGAAACACAAAGCTTCAGAGAACTAAGGGCCTTACGATCTTTTTTTACGCCTGGATGATCGGCAAGGGCGTTAAACAATGTCGGAACGCCGGGGAGAACGGACGGCCTGTACTTTTTGATCGTAGCGACAAGATCGTCGAGGTCACGGGGATTGGGTATCAACACAAAAGGATATTCATCGACTAAAGCAGCCCCGAGTATGCCGACCTGAGCGTAAACATGAAAAAGAGGCATATTGATCATGACGATATCGTTGCCCCTGTCAAGCACAACACTGAACCAACGGGCAATCTGCATACCGCTGATAATCAAAGCATGGTGGGTACAGACAGCGCATTTCGGCATTCCTGTCGTTCCACCGGTAAAGAGAAACAACGCCGGATCGGTCGGAAGCGTCGAAATATCGGGTTCCGGCAACCCCAGATGAGTTTTGATCATATCACAAAAGAGAAGATCATCCTCATGAAGCGTTACCGCGTGGCCATCTTTCTTTTCTTTGAAAAGGGTGAAAAGAATTTTTTTAAGTGGAGAAAGATACTCCTTGATGTTACTCGCTACGACTTTTCGCAAACTGGTAGAGGGGATTGCCGACCTGACCTTTTCGTAAAAAGGAGTCAGAACAATCGCTATTTCCGCACCGCATTCATTCAATGCATACACAAGTTCATGCTCGGTATAAAGAGGATTCATCGGAACAGCGACAGCACCTGTTTTCCAGATCGCCAGTTCGGAAATAATCATTTGGGGAGAATTCGGCACAAGCAAAGCGACCCTTCCTCCTTTTTTCAATCCTGCAGCCTGAAGCGCCAGTGCGAATGCATTGCTTATCCGCTCAAGTTCCCCCCAGGTCATCGAGGCACCCTTGAAAAAAAGTGCCGGGCATTGCGGTATTTTACGAGCCCGTTTGCGTACGATATCGACAATGGTGTGAAGAGGATAAGGTTGGAGTGAAGGAGGGACCCCCTCATCATAATGCTTGATCCATGGTTCTGCAGCCATATATTATTTTTTGTTTGATTGAAAAAGGTGATACCTCAACCTGCAGTGTGCTTCAAGCTCGTAAACAGTCTGTCAAGATTCAGAACCTGATGCAGAATCACAGCAAGAATTGTCGTGGTCGGCAGAGGATCGGTGAAAAACATTTTCACCAGTTCGGGGGCACGCGCATAGAGCTCGGGAAGAAAAGCCGTACTCAATCCGAACATCAAGGCAATACCCACGACGAACGTTTTTCGGGGTCCCCACTCTTCGGCAAACATTTCGAGTAAACCGGTACAGATCATAAAACATCCGGCAAAAATGATAGAAGCGCCCAAGACCGGTTTGGGCATGAGCGTCAGGGCCACGGTCAGTTTAGGACAAAAAGCAAGCAGAATAAAAATAATTCCTGCAGCAACGCTTATCCAGCGGCTCAACACTTTGGTGGAACCGGCGAGCCCTATATTGCTGGAGGATGTATCTACCGCCATTCCTCCCAACAAACCTGCAAGCGCTGTTGAAAAACCGTCTGCGAGCAGTCCTTTCCTGATAGGCACATAATCAACCGATTCACGTTCAGGTTCAGGTTCAGAGATTTTCTGCGCGGCGAGAAGATTACCGAAAGATTTTAAGGAACCACTGACAGCGATAATCACAAAGGGAACAAGAAGACCGGTATCGAAAGTAATGTGTCGAAACTCCGGCCCCGCTGAAGGGAGAGCGAAAAGAGGTATTTCTGCAATCCTGATGAGGCTATGCAGGTACTTCGGCTCCAGCACAACGGCAAACACCCATCCTGCAATCATCCCAATCAGCAAGCAGTATATCTTAACGAACCCTTTCCCCCAGAGATTACTGAGCACCATGACCATAAGAGACATCATTCCGATAACGATATCCTCCGCTCGAATTGCATCTCCTTTGTACTCCAGGCCGAA from Prosthecochloris marina includes these protein-coding regions:
- a CDS encoding uracil-xanthine permease family protein, producing MTSEKDSALEYAVNEVPPVGHLIVLSIQHVLLMFVSVALPIIFTSQISETSEFGATLVTFSMIAAGLGSIVQSVGLPFIGSGYLCPNVCGPSYFSVSLSAAWMGGLPLMRGMILIAGLIEMALSPVVQKLKRVFPKFIVGLVVAMVGVSVIKMSVTSLFGLEYKGDAIRAEDIVIGMMSLMVMVLSNLWGKGFVKIYCLLIGMIAGWVFAVVLEPKYLHSLIRIAEIPLFALPSAGPEFRHITFDTGLLVPFVIIAVSGSLKSFGNLLAAQKISEPEPERESVDYVPIRKGLLADGFSTALAGLLGGMAVDTSSSNIGLAGSTKVLSRWISVAAGIIFILLAFCPKLTVALTLMPKPVLGASIIFAGCFMICTGLLEMFAEEWGPRKTFVVGIALMFGLSTAFLPELYARAPELVKMFFTDPLPTTTILAVILHQVLNLDRLFTSLKHTAG
- a CDS encoding radical SAM/SPASM domain-containing protein, translated to MLYPSRYNVIVPDGDDVLLFNTHSLCFGRLRASLYNDALELVESLHAETDTSNFSDQTRAVAFEMRQKGFFVPDPSAESTVVTNRFEQRKNARNHLGLTIAPTVDCNFACPYCYEYTDYSIMPNRVQHDVAAYIDRTLASGRYRSMHVTWYGGEPLLGESFSALEFLSGKIITACRNSDIPYSANIITNGYLLDRETAERLAACNVSLAQITLDGPGELHDQTRMLKNGQETFDRILQNIKNSRDLLRFSIRMNVNEANASSVMQLKQILLEERILDDNGRVAFYLSPVRSYTSSCQSGDCLSNVSFYKLQLELIKKGINNGGFQVVEEYPVLKESVCTAVGPDSYVIGPSGELYKCWLDLGRHEHSVGHIDRKGLHLNARINKWHDFLPFDEESQCASCTMLPICMGGCPELNIRSRYEEENRACCNWKYYLQEHLLHLANLEKSVHTF
- a CDS encoding RNA recognition motif domain-containing protein, whose translation is MNIYIGNLEYGVTEDQLRDAFGEFGEVSSSNIITDKFTGRSKGFGFVEMPNDEEANAAIDALNDAELNGRPIRVNQARPREERPARPRY
- a CDS encoding TetR/AcrR family transcriptional regulator, with translation MGSTKSSEKTRERLVDAAGRLFAEKGFNGVTVRDIVQNAETHLSALNYHFRSKEALYREALLTACTKASFSPKNREELLQLEPYEALYTIINESLKWHDQRPVKNWENDIIVRECWEPSSVFGEVVEKYFKPQVSFMAEIIGKIAGKPPDDPKVLYAVIVLIGLVDTFGEYRLLIDSVAPNLTGHFKQGNLLTKELFNTVVQTVKTSIDE
- a CDS encoding TetR/AcrR family transcriptional regulator is translated as MSRSSEKAREELVEAALRLFAERGYYGVTVRDVLEEADTHLSVLNYYFRSKDALYREALLRACEKASFSQKDREALLQLEPHRALYIVNLQLKIQDDRFL
- a CDS encoding AMP-binding protein, whose amino-acid sequence is MAAEPWIKHYDEGVPPSLQPYPLHTIVDIVRKRARKIPQCPALFFKGASMTWGELERISNAFALALQAAGLKKGGRVALLVPNSPQMIISELAIWKTGAVAVPMNPLYTEHELVYALNECGAEIAIVLTPFYEKVRSAIPSTSLRKVVASNIKEYLSPLKKILFTLFKEKKDGHAVTLHEDDLLFCDMIKTHLGLPEPDISTLPTDPALFLFTGGTTGMPKCAVCTHHALIISGMQIARWFSVVLDRGNDIVMINMPLFHVYAQVGILGAALVDEYPFVLIPNPRDLDDLVATIKKYRPSVLPGVPTLFNALADHPGVKKDRKALSSLKLCVSGAAPLLLETKKRFEELTGGRIIDAYALTESMIGAVLTPVLGTYKEGSVGIPAPDVKIKIVDQDDGKCELPPKEVGEVIMRAPQLMKEYWQRPGETMETVRDGWLYTGDLGYLDNDGYLFIIDRKKDLIKPGGFQVWPRDVEEVIAAHPDVREVGVAGVPDSYQGEAVKAWVVLREGARLDAEDLREFCRKELAAYKIPKFFSFTRSLPKSLVGKVLRRELVEEHCREVS